The Falco rusticolus isolate bFalRus1 chromosome 5, bFalRus1.pri, whole genome shotgun sequence genome has a segment encoding these proteins:
- the ZBED4 gene encoding zinc finger BED domain-containing protein 4 codes for MDESKADSPRMDGSFVLGKINNLKAEPEEDGINCTLERMDIKTEQDDFKHADSSDEQEDKEKNFITNNAGKYLSTENEDDYGSLFSQYSSTLYDVAMEAVTQSLLSSRNISSRKKSPAWNHFFISPRDSTKAICMYCMKEFSRGKNEKDLSTSCLMRHVRRAHPTVLIQENGSMPGISSFSSPTLLLPPQPADVGDLSSMLSPIKLVKKMASKIPSPDRIIEESVSIVSTEEISDLSVSEKCNKEEVIVGSSPQLPNNQYDDTVENVAEKTVVIPKSTSGSRRRSAVWKHFYLSPLDNSKAVCIHCMNEFSRGKNGKDLGTSCLIRHMWRAHRSIVLQENGGGTSIPPLYTAPPTLLPSLLPSDSDLNSMSSSPGKLMKESASVSSSPDRISEEIHTNLSSGDALVEDSMLSSSEDIGEVSFVSSPEKQCEGLGPLIFEPTAVFQQNKRIMKRLKSEVWHHFSLSPADSLKAVCRYCSCMISRGKKGDVGTSCLMRHLYRRHPDVIGNQKSFLDVSLANSPYATLASAECSSSKLTDLPTMVTHDNQIIFPVNSKKTSKLWNHFSICSADSTKVVCMHCGRTISRGKKPTNLGTSCLLRHLQRFHNNVLKTDVSEPVLSSSTDNHMPLSTELIGSSNFDETNDKFCDSHPVAKKITRLVAEMIALDLQPYSFVDNIGFNRLLEYLQPQYSLPSPSYFSRTAIPDMYDNVKQIIISHLKEAESGVIHFTSGIWMSNQTREYLTLTAHWVTFESSFRPQCEDYHCSALLNVSQIDCDYNGISIQKQLEYWWETWITSVGLQIGITVTDNQSIEKTLNEGDHSSVQCFSHTVNVIVNEAIKSQRMVQNLLSIARKICERVHRSAKAKEKLAELQKEYELPQHQLIQDVPSKWNTSFHMLERLIEQKRAIDEMSIECSFRELISCDQWEVMQSVCHALKPFEAASREMSTHMSTLSQVIPMIHILNRKIEMLFEETMGIDTMLKSLKEAMVSRLSSTLHDPRYIFATLLDPRYKTSLFTEEEAEQYKQDLIRELEIMSSTSHDDKPVSNGCDAGSPSTNSYGEDNLWSLMGDMKKTKDLKERAKLPEEMVLSYLEEEVLEHNCDPLTYWNFKKSSWPVLSKLAVRFLGCPPSIVPSERLFNTSNESNNFSQSRLMIEHFEKLIFLKVNLPLIYFQY; via the coding sequence ATGGACGAGAGTAAAGCAGATTCCCCCAGAATGGATGGTAGTTTTGTATTGGGTAAAATCAATAACTTAAAAGCAGAGCCAGAGGAAGACGGCATTAACTGCACTCTAGAAAGAATGGATATAAAGACGGAACAAGATGATTTCAAACATGCGGACAGCAGTGATGAacaggaagacaaagaaaagaacttCATTACGAACAACGCTGGCAAATATTTATCTACAGAAAACGAAGATGATTATGGATCTCTTTTTTCTCAGTATAGTAGTACGCTGTATGATGTAGCAATGGAAGCTGTGACACAGAGCCTCCTTTCTAGCAGAAACATAAGCTCCAGAAAAAAGTCACCTGCTTGGAACCATTTTTTTATATCTCCGAGAGATAGCACTAAAGCAATATGTATGTACTGTATGAAAGAATTCAGCAGgggtaaaaatgaaaaggacCTGAGTACAAGTTGTCTCATGAGACATGTGAGGAGAGCCCATCCTACTGTACTAATTCAAGAAAATGGAAGTATGCCAGGTATATCCTCCTTTTCTTCACCTACGTTGTTACTGCCACCTCAGCCCGCAGATGTTGGAGATCTGAGTTCCATGTTATCCCCCATAAAACTAGTCAAGAAAATGGCTTCTAAAATACCATCTCCAGATCGAATAATTGAAGAATCTGTTTCTATTGTTTCTACTGAAGAAATATCAGATCTTTCGGTTTCTGAAAAGTGCAACAAAGAAGAAGTCATTGTTGGGTCGTCTCCGCAGCTACCCAACAACCAGTATGATGACACTGTAGAGAATGTAGCAGAAAAAACTGTCGTAATTCCAAAGAGCACATCAGGTTCCAGAAGGAGATCTGCTGTCTGGAAGCACTTTTATTTGTCACCTCTAGATAATTCTAAAGCTGTTTGCATCCACTGCATGAATGAgttcagcagaggaaaaaacgGAAAAGACCTGGGAACGAGTTGTTTAATAAGACACATGTGGAGAGCCCATCGTTCCATTGTCCTGCAAGAGAATGGGGGTGGTACCAGCATACCACCTCTCTACACTGCACCTCCAACTCTGTTGCCTTCTTTACTGCCCTCGGATAGCGATCTGAATTCTATGTCGTCCTCTCCTGGAAAACTAATGAAAGAAtcagcttctgtttcttcttctccagACAGAATCTCTGAGGAGATCCATACTAATCTCTCTTCTGGAGATGCTCTAGTGGAAGACTCAATGCTGTCGTCGTCTGAAGATATAGGCGAAGTCTCCTTTGTTTCGTCTCCTGAGAAACAGTGCGAGGGATTAGGTCCGCTAATATTTGAACCTACGGCTgtgtttcagcaaaataaaaggattaTGAAAAGACTTAAATCAGAAGTTTGGCACCACTTTTCACTGTCGCCTGCAGACAGCCTAAAAGCAGTATGTAGGTACTGCAGTTGTATGATAAGTCGTGGCAAGAAAGGAGATGTGGGCACAAGCTGTTTGATGAGACATCTATACAGACGCCATCCTGATGTTATCGGAAACCAAAAGAGCTTTCTTGACGTGAGTTTGGCGAATTCTCCTTATGCCACTTTGGCTTCTGCAGAATGTTCATCCTCAAAATTGACTGACTTGCCTACAATGGTTACACATGATAATCAAATAATATTTCCTGTTAATAGTAAGAAGACCTCAAAACTGTGGAATCACTTTTCGATTTGTTCTGCAGACTCGACAAAAGTAGTATGTATGCACTGTGGACGTACAATAAGTAGGGGGAAAAAGCCAACAAATCTGGGCACAAGTTGCCTTCTAAGACATCTGCAGCGGTTCCATAACAACGTATTGAAAACAGATGTCTCTGAGCCAGTATTATCCTCATCTACGGATAATCACATGCCACTGAGCACAGAATTAATAGGATCCTCAAATTTTGATGAAACCAATGACAAGTTTTGTGACTCTCACCCAGTTGCCAAAAAAATCACACGTCTTGTAGCCGAAATGATTGCACTTGACCTTCAGCCATATTCTTTTGTAGACAACATTGGCTTTAACAGGCTGCTTGAATATCTGCAACCTCAATATTCTTTACCTTCTCCATCTTACTTTTCTAGGACAGCAATTCCAGATATGTATGataatgtaaaacaaataattatttcacaTCTTAAAGAAGCTGAAAGTGGAGTGATCCATTTTACATCTGGAATATGGATGAGCAACCAAACACGAGAATATCTAACCCTGACGGCTCACTGGGTAACATTTGAGTCTTCATTTCGACCACAGTGTGAGGATTACCATTGTTCAGCACTGTTAAATGTATCACAGATTGATTGCGACTACAACGGCATCAGTATTCAAAAGCAGTTAGAGTACTGGTGGGAAACATGGATTACTTCTGTTGGCCTTCAGATTGGGATTACCGTTACTGATAATCAGAGTATAGAGAAAACTTTAAATGAAGGTGATCATTCAAGTGTACAATGTTTTAGTCACACTGTTAACGTCATTGTAAATGAGGCTATCAAAAGCCAGAGAATGGTTCAGAATTTGCTTAGTATTGCAAGAAAGATCTGTGAACGCGTCCATCgctcagcaaaagcaaaagagaagttGGCTGAGTTGCAAAAAGAGTATGAGTTGCCTCAGCACCAGCTAATACAAGATGTTCCATCAAAGTGGAATACATCGTTTCATATGCTTGAACGTCTTATTGAACAGAAAAGAGCCATCGATGAAATGTCGATAGAGTGCAGCTTTCGGGAGCTAATAAGTTGTGACCAGTGGGAAGTCATGCAGTCGGTGTGTCATGCTCTCAAACCTTTTGAAGCCGCAAGCAGGGAGATGAGTACACACATGTCTACTCTAAGCCAAGTGATTCCAATGATCCATATACTTAATAGGAAAATAGAAATGCTATTTGAGGAAACAATGGGCATAGATACTATGCTGAAATCTTTGAAAGAAGCTATGGTGAGTAGATTGTCCTCCACGCTTCATGATCCAAGGTACATTTTTGCTACGCTTCTGGATCCCCGATACAAAACATCCTTATTTACAGAAGAGGAGGCTGAACAATATAAACAAGACTTAATCAGGGAGCTGGAAATAATGAGTTCTACCTCACATGATGATAAACCTGTTTCCAATGGCTGTGATGCAGGTTCACCATCTACGAATTCATATGGGGAAGATAATCTCTGGTCACTCATGGGtgacatgaagaaaacaaaagacctGAAAGAGAGAGCAAAGTTACCGGAGGAAATGGTGCTTTCTTACCTGGAGGAAGAAGTGCTTGAGCATAACTGTGATCCTCTAACTTACTGGAACTTTAAGAAGTCATCTTGGCCAGTACTGTCAAAATTGGCTGTCAGGTTCTTGGGTTGTCCACCAAGCATTGTTCCTTCAGAGAGATTGTTCAATACATCCAATGAAAGCAACAACTTTAGTCAGTCAAGGTTAATGATTGAACACTTTGAAAAGCTTATCTTTTTGAAAGTGAATCTTCCTTTAATATACTTCCAGTATTGA